The sequence CACATCCTTTCTGTTTATGAATTCATTATAGGTAAAAACGATTACAATAAAATGAAATCATCAACCTCAAATTGTTCTTTCTCTGTTCCTCTTTGTCCAAAAACTTGTAAAAACCTTATAAACCTTGTTATATCAACGTTTCAAAGCATTTAAGGTTTTATTAATATCTTATTAACATCTCTTTAAGAAACCGCTCTCATTTGTGTTTTTTTGGTGTTCTTTTTCCCCCTCCCATCTATTTATCTAAACTTTCTTAGATTAAACTTAGCATTGTTCAAGAAAGGGCTTTCTAAATTTGCCTTACTGTTATTTTTCTATAGACCCAACACCACAAAGAGACGCCCGATTGTTTCGGAAAACGAATTTAGTGTTGAAGGAGAGAAAAAAATGTTATTAACTGTTTTGTCTTATGTGATGATCATCGTCTTCATGTTTGTCATCATGAAAAAGAAAATGTCACCGTTTACAGCTTTGGTTTTGATTCCACTGATTTTTGCCCTGATTGCAATGTTTGCAGGTGTTTCTAAGAAAGGCTCTATCGGAGACTTTGTTATGGAAGGAATCAAAACAACATCCACTACAGGTATCATGTTATTGTTTGCCATTCTTTATTTTTCAATTATGTTGGATGCTGGACTATTTGACCCAATCACGAAAAAAATGATCCACATCGCAAAAGGCGATCCGATGAAAGTGTTAATCGCTACAGCCGTTGTTGCCGCAGCCGTTTCGCTTAATGGAGATGGCACAACGACAACATTGATCTGCTGTTCTGCTTTTATTCCTATCTATAAGAAACTGGATATGAAATTGATGAACTTAGCCGTCATTGTTATTTTGCAAAACACAATCATGAACTTACTCCCTTGGGGCGGTCCAACTGCTCGTGCGATGAGTGTGTTGAACGTTGGTGCTGAAATTTTAGCGTATCTGATTCCTGGTATGATCATTGCATTACTTTATGTAATCTTCATCGTAGCACCTTCTATGGGTAGAAAAGAACGTGCTCGTCTTGGCATCAAGCAACTGACAGATGAAGAAATCGATGCCATGACAACTGTTACAGATGAAGAAACATTGGCGATTCGTCGACCTAAAATTTGGTTATTCAATGCGATTTTAACCATCGGCTTGATCGCTTTATTAGTAACAGACTCATTTGTTGGACTTGGTTTACCACCGTTATTTTTATTCTTGACTGGT is a genomic window of Enterococcus haemoperoxidus ATCC BAA-382 containing:
- a CDS encoding CitMHS family transporter; its protein translation is MLLTVLSYVMIIVFMFVIMKKKMSPFTALVLIPLIFALIAMFAGVSKKGSIGDFVMEGIKTTSTTGIMLLFAILYFSIMLDAGLFDPITKKMIHIAKGDPMKVLIATAVVAAAVSLNGDGTTTTLICCSAFIPIYKKLDMKLMNLAVIVILQNTIMNLLPWGGPTARAMSVLNVGAEILAYLIPGMIIALLYVIFIVAPSMGRKERARLGIKQLTDEEIDAMTTVTDEETLAIRRPKIWLFNAILTIGLIALLVTDSFVGLGLPPLFLFLTGTVVALMVNYPVLKDQSSRIGANGGDAVQVVILVFAAGVFMGLFQGTGMADALAQSFTKIIPNQLAGFWGLVIALISAPGTFFISNDGFYFGVLPVLAEAGRAYGFTDMQMALASLMGQAFHLLSPLVAFIYLLLRLTGLDMGQWQKESAKWALGIFIIFVVTIVLTGHMPLYIPQ